One genomic segment of Kordiimonas sp. SCSIO 12603 includes these proteins:
- a CDS encoding NAD(P)/FAD-dependent oxidoreductase has translation MTHIVIIGGGHAAAQAVTSLRQKKFDGEVTLITDEGMIPYQRPPLSKMYLSGEITVDRLPILRDSAYEGMGVDVKLNTRAIQVDKKAKTVSLDSGETVPYDKLVLATGGRARKLTCEGSDLAGIHYVRTIADTDKLKPEFEAAQNILVIGGGYIGLEAAAVARKFGKTVTVLEAEGRILQRVVAPEVSAFYTQIHTEEGAQILTNQMVTSIEGTDRVSAVHTKDGSRFECDLIIAGIGLIANSEIAEKAGLETHPAGIYINEFCQTSDEDIYAVGDVAWFEHPIYKREMRIESVQNAVDQAKTAILHILGEEKPYAELPWFWSDQYGLKLQIAGLSEGYDDLITRGDTSERSAAFFYMKEDKIIAVDCVGRIAEFMQSKKLIPAGIAVDRAVLEDDSKPFKEIAAELLA, from the coding sequence ATGACTCATATCGTTATCATTGGTGGCGGCCATGCGGCTGCACAAGCCGTTACCTCGCTTAGGCAGAAGAAGTTTGACGGCGAGGTCACCTTGATAACGGATGAGGGTATGATCCCTTATCAGCGCCCACCGCTTTCAAAAATGTATCTATCTGGTGAGATAACAGTAGACCGCCTGCCTATTCTCCGGGATAGCGCATATGAAGGCATGGGTGTTGATGTGAAGCTCAACACAAGAGCTATACAAGTGGACAAAAAAGCTAAAACTGTTTCCCTCGATAGCGGGGAAACAGTGCCTTATGACAAATTGGTTTTGGCAACTGGCGGACGTGCACGAAAACTGACCTGCGAGGGCTCTGATCTGGCGGGTATTCATTATGTACGCACCATTGCGGATACGGATAAACTCAAACCTGAATTTGAAGCAGCCCAGAACATACTGGTGATTGGGGGTGGATATATCGGCCTTGAAGCAGCGGCAGTTGCCCGCAAATTTGGCAAGACAGTAACAGTGCTGGAAGCTGAAGGCCGTATTCTTCAGCGCGTGGTTGCTCCTGAAGTTTCAGCTTTCTATACCCAGATACACACAGAAGAAGGCGCGCAAATTCTGACTAACCAAATGGTTACTTCTATTGAAGGTACAGATCGCGTTTCTGCCGTCCATACAAAAGATGGTAGCCGTTTTGAGTGTGATCTGATTATCGCGGGCATCGGCCTCATCGCAAATTCCGAAATTGCGGAGAAAGCAGGGCTTGAAACACATCCAGCAGGCATCTACATTAATGAATTTTGCCAAACATCTGATGAGGATATTTATGCGGTTGGCGATGTAGCTTGGTTTGAACACCCAATCTATAAGCGTGAGATGCGCATTGAATCAGTTCAAAATGCAGTTGATCAGGCGAAAACTGCTATCCTCCATATCCTCGGCGAAGAAAAACCATATGCTGAACTACCTTGGTTCTGGTCGGATCAGTATGGGCTGAAACTACAGATCGCAGGGCTATCCGAAGGCTATGATGACCTTATCACTCGCGGTGACACTTCCGAACGTTCAGCGGCCTTCTTCTATATGAAAGAAGATAAAATCATCGCAGTAGATTGTGTGGGGCGTATCGCTGAGTTCATGCAATCTAAGAAGCTAATTCCTGCTGGCATCGCAGTAGACCGTGCAGTGCTGGAAGATGACAGCAAACCTTTTAAAGAAATCGCCGCAGAACTGCTTGCGTAA
- a CDS encoding ribonuclease HII has protein sequence MDIFKAAGVDLKKGPDWSSEETMLKEHSGYVCGVDEVGRGPLAGPVVAAAVILDAENIPKGLNDSKKLSEKKREALFDSIYERAIAVSVAEATVEEVDEINILQASLLAMRRAVEGLEVSAGSALVDGNKDPGLNMPTNTLVKGDGRSLSIAAASIIAKVFRDRMMKKLAEKYPDYGWEQNAGYGVPKHMAALKLVGVTPFHRKSFAPIRVILEQKNSPNH, from the coding sequence ATGGATATTTTTAAGGCGGCAGGCGTTGATCTGAAAAAAGGCCCTGATTGGTCTTCGGAAGAAACCATGCTGAAAGAACATTCTGGGTATGTATGTGGTGTTGACGAGGTAGGGCGCGGACCACTCGCGGGCCCTGTTGTTGCTGCGGCGGTGATACTGGATGCTGAAAATATCCCTAAGGGTTTGAATGATAGTAAAAAACTCTCAGAGAAAAAAAGAGAAGCGCTGTTTGATTCGATCTACGAGCGGGCTATCGCTGTGTCTGTTGCGGAAGCCACAGTAGAAGAAGTTGACGAGATTAACATCCTTCAGGCCAGCCTTCTTGCCATGCGTAGAGCGGTAGAAGGGCTTGAAGTTAGTGCAGGGTCAGCTCTGGTCGACGGCAATAAAGATCCGGGGCTTAACATGCCGACAAATACACTCGTTAAAGGAGATGGTCGCTCACTGTCGATTGCAGCAGCTAGTATTATCGCGAAAGTTTTTCGTGATCGGATGATGAAAAAACTGGCGGAAAAATATCCTGACTATGGTTGGGAGCAAAACGCAGGATATGGTGTGCCCAAACATATGGCGGCACTAAAGCTTGTGGGTGTTACACCATTTCACCGTAAATCTTTTGCGCCGATTCGAGTGATATTGGAACAAAAAAACTCTCCAAATCATTGA
- a CDS encoding phytanoyl-CoA dioxygenase family protein → MIPRFEAREFSGITPQMQEAYERDGVLVLDNLISGEDCDLLKKRMEEMIDGFDVEAHTSVFSSKNKTHDQDDYFIESGHETRFFFEEEAFGEDGKLTKPLPLAINKVGHAMHDLDDTFDTFSRRKAFEQITKGLGHKNPLLLQTMYIFKQPHIGGEVICHQDATYLRTEPETCMGIWVALEDATEENGCLFGIPGGHKTSGLKMVMRRDLDGDGTVTETLDDTPFEEEKKVPLAAPKGTVLVFGGLFPHMSCANRSDKSRHAFTLHVIDGAANYPADNWLRRPDHLPLKGF, encoded by the coding sequence ATGATACCTCGTTTTGAGGCACGTGAGTTTTCCGGTATTACACCACAAATGCAGGAAGCTTATGAACGCGATGGCGTTCTGGTACTTGATAACCTTATCAGCGGTGAAGACTGCGACCTTCTTAAAAAGCGTATGGAAGAAATGATCGATGGCTTCGATGTTGAAGCCCATACATCTGTTTTTTCTTCTAAGAATAAAACCCATGACCAAGATGATTATTTTATCGAATCTGGCCATGAGACGCGTTTCTTTTTTGAAGAGGAGGCGTTCGGTGAAGATGGTAAGCTAACAAAACCATTACCTCTCGCTATTAATAAGGTTGGGCATGCCATGCACGATCTGGATGATACGTTTGATACGTTCTCCAGAAGGAAAGCTTTTGAGCAAATCACCAAAGGTCTAGGGCATAAAAACCCACTCCTTCTGCAGACTATGTATATCTTCAAGCAACCCCATATTGGTGGCGAAGTTATCTGCCACCAGGATGCAACATACCTGCGCACCGAACCAGAAACCTGTATGGGCATTTGGGTTGCGCTTGAAGATGCAACAGAAGAAAATGGCTGTCTGTTCGGCATTCCAGGTGGTCATAAAACAAGTGGTCTAAAAATGGTGATGCGCCGCGACCTTGATGGTGACGGCACGGTAACAGAGACACTCGATGACACACCATTTGAAGAAGAGAAAAAGGTACCGCTTGCAGCACCTAAAGGCACAGTACTGGTTTTCGGAGGTTTGTTCCCGCATATGTCATGCGCCAACCGTTCAGATAAATCCCGGCACGCCTTCACACTACATGTAATTGATGGTGCTGCTAATTACCCGGCAGATAACTGGCTCAGACGACCTGACCACCTCCCACTTAAAGGATTTTAA
- a CDS encoding glutathione peroxidase: MFQKLFAVALLFISAGAFAGEKESLHDFTVKSIDYTEMPLSQYKGKAVLLVNTASFCGYTPQYEGLQKLWSDYKDKGLVVLGVPANDFGDQEPGDEGNIKKFCQVNFQVDFPMTKKMVVKGGEKNSELYNWLAAKMGDESRPKWNFHKYLISPEGQPVAYFKSDVTPDSDTLIDAVEKTLSE; the protein is encoded by the coding sequence GCGGGTGAAAAAGAATCCCTGCATGATTTTACAGTTAAATCCATTGATTATACAGAAATGCCGCTTAGCCAATATAAAGGTAAAGCAGTTCTTCTGGTTAACACAGCATCTTTCTGCGGTTATACACCACAATATGAAGGCCTGCAGAAGTTGTGGTCAGATTATAAAGATAAAGGACTTGTTGTTCTCGGCGTTCCGGCCAACGATTTTGGTGATCAGGAGCCTGGTGATGAAGGCAATATTAAGAAATTCTGTCAGGTGAATTTTCAGGTTGATTTCCCGATGACCAAAAAAATGGTTGTTAAAGGTGGGGAAAAGAATTCTGAATTATACAACTGGCTTGCGGCAAAAATGGGTGATGAAAGCCGCCCGAAATGGAATTTCCATAAGTATTTGATTTCTCCAGAAGGTCAGCCGGTTGCTTACTTTAAAAGTGATGTAACACCAGACTCTGACACGCTTATCGATGCGGTTGAGAAAACACTGTCTGAGTAA
- a CDS encoding YdcH family protein — translation MSHTPHELREEFPELVDRIHELKVSDAHFHRISEEYHTINRQIHRAEIGEDHLSSLDEEDLRKRRMLLKDEIYGLLKGD, via the coding sequence ATGAGCCATACACCACACGAGTTGAGAGAAGAGTTCCCAGAGTTGGTTGACCGTATTCATGAGCTGAAAGTGTCGGATGCTCATTTTCACCGTATCTCAGAAGAATATCACACCATTAACCGCCAAATCCACCGAGCCGAGATTGGGGAGGACCATCTTTCAAGCCTTGATGAGGAGGATTTAAGAAAGCGCAGGATGTTGCTCAAGGATGAGATATACGGCCTGCTTAAAGGTGATTGA
- a CDS encoding DNA recombination protein RmuC: MQLYAVKPCVGVFPPVGLMVNLLLEEKPVDLIGLIALGGIALLILLVIFLFKQIGDLKSQVAADDEQALLHQIGARVTDVAQQALQRETAMRDEFRANREETAKSVGALGETVRKIGVDQTAEQNKFRDEIGEALKYLNETVRKLGADQSNQQQQFRDKLDEKMKELRDENSQKLDEMRKTVDEKLQSTLEKRLSESFKTVSERLEAVQKGLGEMQNLASGVGDLKRVLTNVKSRGTFGEVQLELLIDDFLTADQYIANYDCGHKAGTKRVEFGIRMPGGEERYLPVDAKFPTEDYERLLLAVEAGDKEAMSTASDALVRRIKSFAKDISQKYINPPHTTSEALLFVPTEGLYAEVLRTPGLIESLQRDFSVTVTGPTNFQVLLSTFRMGYQQAVMQEQAAEVWKVLGAVKKEFTRYGEQITAMSKNVGAMEKHIEKLETRKNMMMRALKTVEEIDEEAADKLIEG, from the coding sequence ATGCAACTATATGCCGTCAAGCCTTGCGTGGGTGTTTTTCCTCCTGTAGGGCTAATGGTGAACTTGCTCTTGGAGGAAAAGCCTGTGGACCTTATTGGTTTGATTGCCCTTGGCGGCATAGCACTTCTTATTTTGTTGGTCATATTTCTTTTCAAACAGATTGGTGATTTGAAAAGCCAAGTAGCCGCTGATGATGAACAAGCGCTATTGCACCAGATTGGCGCGCGGGTGACAGATGTGGCCCAGCAGGCGTTGCAGCGCGAGACTGCAATGCGGGATGAGTTCAGAGCAAACCGGGAAGAAACAGCAAAATCTGTGGGTGCACTTGGGGAAACAGTGCGTAAGATTGGGGTTGATCAAACCGCCGAGCAGAACAAGTTTAGAGATGAAATTGGTGAAGCGCTTAAATACCTGAATGAAACAGTACGTAAGCTTGGAGCTGACCAATCAAATCAACAGCAGCAGTTCCGCGATAAGCTTGATGAAAAAATGAAAGAGCTTCGGGACGAAAACAGCCAAAAATTGGATGAAATGCGGAAGACCGTGGATGAGAAACTACAGTCCACATTAGAAAAGCGTTTATCGGAAAGTTTTAAAACTGTGTCTGAGCGTTTGGAGGCTGTGCAAAAGGGCCTTGGTGAGATGCAAAACCTTGCATCTGGAGTAGGGGACCTGAAGCGGGTTCTTACTAACGTGAAATCTCGCGGTACCTTTGGTGAAGTGCAGCTTGAGCTGTTGATCGATGATTTTCTTACAGCTGATCAGTATATCGCAAACTATGATTGTGGGCATAAGGCAGGCACAAAACGTGTGGAGTTTGGTATCCGCATGCCGGGTGGTGAAGAACGCTATTTGCCAGTTGATGCAAAGTTCCCGACAGAAGATTATGAACGCCTGCTGCTTGCGGTAGAGGCTGGCGATAAAGAAGCGATGAGTACAGCGAGCGATGCACTTGTGCGCCGGATCAAAAGTTTTGCTAAAGATATCTCACAGAAATATATCAATCCGCCTCATACAACATCGGAGGCGCTTCTTTTCGTGCCAACAGAGGGGCTTTATGCTGAGGTGCTACGTACGCCAGGGCTGATTGAAAGCCTGCAGCGCGATTTCTCAGTGACAGTAACTGGGCCTACGAATTTTCAAGTTCTCTTGAGTACTTTCCGGATGGGATACCAGCAGGCTGTTATGCAAGAACAAGCCGCAGAGGTTTGGAAAGTACTTGGTGCAGTGAAGAAAGAATTTACCCGTTATGGTGAACAGATCACTGCAATGAGCAAGAATGTTGGCGCTATGGAAAAGCATATCGAAAAGCTTGAGACACGTAAGAACATGATGATGCGTGCACTTAAAACTGTGGAAGAGATTGACGAAGAAGCAGCGGATAAATTGATAGAAGGCTAG